In one Maniola hyperantus chromosome 6, iAphHyp1.2, whole genome shotgun sequence genomic region, the following are encoded:
- the Capr gene encoding caprin homolog, translating into MPSAANAKSEKPASSEASDNSPIRQVMTIIEHKIRNLEKRKSKLTSYRDLQKAGKELNGDQKVAVAKYDEVVQTLEFARDMFKQVVTVATVAERDAKKQAKKDAWVRYTAETNKIREVLLVLDCLMQMGNAEAREDFLNGSNGAAKLTEDDLKILDDLYPEVTPKHDVNEEGQPGFLSYTVKAAEHLYAIIDGKPKEFLGTTYAHIKEIINAVHECGYFDKSLEVEVAAEPEECPVPEEEPEPEPAPAPPEPEVAPAYAPAPLPAPPAPAGLPAPAYPLRPLPPITLQEVEHAYFAQQYPQQRPIAEVIGSQNFFFLQESEIDSPVGTPQPPPILNQQGSPAPIPTQTFTNQHYVLPGGRVPEPGTIPMPPQPHFPPHPEPAVYPVPLAAPLPHVHVPPQPIPQPIHVEQQIQIQPEERKLPTPVEDVIEENSKESRSPERDDGDRKTQGQGDGQNRFRRYRGGGRGSSNGFRGRGSFQNRQNNDNYHGRHGEYQNRSNKDGYRQYSDNYQSRHGKDGYQNRGGNDAYYGNGDTGDSHHNENGGRERYNDAGYQGGFKSRGRGGPRGARGAPRAPRPHQYARKPDNVE; encoded by the exons ATGCCTTCTGCAGCGAATGCGAAGTCTGAAAAACCAGCTTCTTCGGAAGCATCGGATAATTCACCAATCCGACAAGTTATGACTATTATTGAACACAAAATTCGCAACTTGGAGAAAAGAAAG AGCAAACTAACATCTTACCGAGACTTGCAAAAAGCTGGTAAAGAGCTGAATGGTGATCAGAAGGTTGCTGTAGCAAAGTATGATGAAGTCGTTCAGACATTGGAATTTGCTCGCGACATGTTCAAGCAAGTCGTGACAGTAGCAACTGTGGCCGAGCGAGACGCCAAGAAGCAAGCTAAAAAG gATGCATGGGTACGCTACAcagcagagacaaataaaatacgtGAAGTACTGCTTGTCTTGGATTGTCTCATGCAAATGGGAAACGCGGAGGCGAGGGAAGACTTTCTCAATGGATCTAATGGGGCCGCCAAACTGACAGAAGATGATCTGAAAATTTTGGATGATTT GTACCCAGAAGTGACCCCTAAACATGATGTAAATGAAGAGGGGCAGCCCGGGTTCCTTTCTTACACAGTAAAAGCAGCAGAACACTTGTACGCTATTATCGATGGCAAACCAAAGGAGTTTTTGGGAACAACCTATGCTCATATTAAGGAAATTATAAACGCGGTTCACGAATGTGGTTACTTTGATAAATCTCTGGAAGTGGAGGTCGCTGCGGAGCCCGAGGAGTGCCCCGTGCCGGAGGAGGAGCCCGAACCCGagcccgcgcccgcgcctccCGAGCCCGAGGTGGCGCCCGCGTACGCGCCCGCGCCGctgcccgcgccgcccgcgcccgcagGCCTACCTGCGCCCGCCTACCCACTGCGTCCGTTGCCGCCCATCACCCTGCAGGAGGTGGAGCACGCCTACTTCGCGCAGCAGTACCCGCAGCAGAGACCCATCGCGGAAGTCATCGGCTCGCAGAACTTCTTCTTTCTCCAGGAGTCTGAAATCGACAGTCCTGTCGGCACCCCTCAACCTCCCCCCATCTTGAACCAGCAGGGCTCCCCGGCGCCCATCCCCACGCAGACGTTCACCAACCAGCACTATGTACTGCCCGGCGGCCGCGTGCCCGAGCCGGGCACGATCCCGATGCCGCCCCAGCCGCACTTCCCGCCGCACCCCGAGCCGGCGGTGTACCCGGTGCCCctcgccgcgccgctgccgcacGTGCACGTGCCGCCCCAGCCCATCCCCCAGCCGATCCATGTCGAGCAACAGATTCAGATTCAGCCCGAAGAAAGGAAGCTTCCCACGCCCGTCGAAGATGTAATCGAGGAGAACTCGAAAGAGAGCAGAAGCCCCGAACGTGACGACGGGGACCGTAAGACCCAAGGCCAGGGCGACGGACAGAACCGGTTCCGGAGATACCGCGGCGGCGGCCGGGGATCGTCGAACGGCTTCCGCGGTCGCGGATCCTTCCAGAACAGGCAGAACAACGACAACTACCACGGACGGCATGGCGAGTATCAAAACAGATCAAACAAGGATGGATACCGGCAGTATAGTGACAACTATCAGAGCAGACACGGCAAAGACGGCTATCAGAATAGAGGTGGGAACGACGCCTACTACGGCAACGGCGACACGGGCGACTCGCACCACAACGAGAACGGCGGCCGCGAGCGATACAACGACGCGGGCTACCAGGGCGGGTTCAAGAGCCGCGGCAGAGGCGGCCCGCGCGGCGCTCGCGGCGCTCCCCGCGCGCCACGGCCCCACCAGTACGCTCGCAAACCGGACAACGTGGAGTAA
- the mtSSB gene encoding single-stranded DNA-binding protein, mitochondrial, whose protein sequence is MQRFSKGVSHVRQFVQTGKLLHTTVAKYDAQNTEKTINQVTLLGRVGADPQKRGSEEHPVINFPLATHFSYKYESGDMLQRTDWHRVSVFRPGLRDTVYKYLKKGQRVYVTGKLSYGEIKLDDGQVRTASTVIADDIIFFQSQPPNA, encoded by the exons ATGCAGCGATTTTCGAAG GGAGTCTCTCATGTTCGACAGTTTGTACAAACTGGGAAGTTGTTACACACAACTGTTGCCAAGTATGACGCACAAAATAcagaaaaaa CAATTAATCAAGTAACATTATTGGGAAGAGTCGGAGCTGATCCCCAAAAACGAGGCTCTGAAGAACACCCAGTCATAAATTTTCCACTTGCAACGCACTTTAGTTACAAATATGAGTCTGGTGATATGCTTCAGAGAACAGACTGGCACAGAGTCAGCGTCTTCCGCCCAGGTTTGCGCGACACTGTCTACAAGTATCTTAAAAAAGGTCAACGAGTGTATGTCACTGGCAAGCTGTCTTATGGTGAAATCAAATTAGATGATGGCCAGGTTAGAACAGCATCTACTGTGATAGCAGatgatattattttctttcaaaGTCAGCCGCCAAATGCATAG